The proteins below come from a single Sander lucioperca isolate FBNREF2018 chromosome 20, SLUC_FBN_1.2, whole genome shotgun sequence genomic window:
- the LOC116054800 gene encoding angiopoietin-related protein 5-like: MKSLVGYCVLILAFLLSCTEQTKKHPNVLSSQGTDCTQIKALMPQASSGVYVIQPHGVNTPFKVYCEMRPDGGWTVFQRRSGGAVSFNRKWAAYKKGFGSLTQDHWLGLKKLFSLTKNKTKKWTMRVNLWDHEGDTAFAEYRHFRLGNEEEAFKLHVGKYQGNAGDAIRGAYSGIDQNGYGFSTTDRDNDGCSPCIFGDIAEMECTNSDGGSWWYSRCGSASLNGDWHPAGDHIGWASGLHWHTWKNPAPYSLKATRMMIKSV, translated from the exons ATGAAGAGTCTGGTTGGGTATTGTGTGCttattttggcatttcttttgaGCTGCACAGAACAGACTAAG AAACACCCGAACGTACTTTCTTCTCAAG GAACAGACTGCACACAGATAAAGGCTCTCATGCCACAAGCATCCAGTGGTGTTTATGTAATCCAGCCTCACGGAGTCAACACCCCATTTAAG GTGTACTGTGAGATGCGGCCAGATGGAGGCTGGACGGTGTTTCAGAGGCGTAGTGGCGGAGCAGTTTCCTTCAATAGGAAATGGGCCGCATATAAAAAGGGTTTTGGAAGCTTGACAC AGGACCACTGGCTCGGTCTGAAGAAGCTTTTCTCTCTGACCAAGAACAAGACCAAGAAGTGGACCATGAGGGTCAACCTGTGGGACCACGAAGGTGACACCGCTTTCGCCGAGTACAGACACTTCAGATTGGGCAATGAAGAAGAAGCTTTTAAACTCCATGTTGGGAAATACCAAGGAAATGCAG GTGATGCCATCCGTGGTGCCTATTCGGGCATCGACCAGAATGGCTACGGCTTCAGCACCACCGACCGCGACAATGACGGCTGCTCCCCGTGCATCTTTGGTGACATCGCTGAAATGGAATGTACCAATTCAGACGGTGGCAGTTGGTGGTACAGCCGCTGTGGCTCTGCCAGTCTGAACGGCGACTGGCATCCTGCAGGTGACCACATCGGTTGGGCGTCAGGCCTCCACTGGCATACCTGGAAGAATCCTGCGCCTTACTCCTTGAAGGCCACCAGAATGATGATCAAGTCTGTGTGA